Genomic DNA from Catenulispora sp. EB89:
GGCCACGCGGTCGTAGCTGGCGGCGGCTTCGGCCTGGACGCGCATGCGCTCGGCTTCGGCGGCGGCGGTGATGCGGACCCGCTCGGCTTCGGCTTCGGCCGGCTTGACGACTTCGGCGACCAGTTCCTGCTGGCGGAGTTCGGCGTTGCGCTGGGCCAGTTCGGTCTGGGCCATCAGCACCTCCTGCTGGGCCTTGGCCTGGGACAGGGGGCCGGCCTGGGCCGCTATGGCCTGCGCCTGGTCGACTTCGGCCTTGTACTGGGCCTGGACGATCGCCGTGTGGCGGGCGTACTCCGCCTTGTTGCGCTCGGCTTCCTGCTGGGCCTCGACCGAGGCCTGGGTGGCCTGGGCCTGGGCGATCTGGGCCTGGCGCTGGATGGCGGCCTTGTGCGGGGCGGCCATGGCGTCGATGTAGCCGGTCTTCATGTCGTCGATCGACATGATCTGCAGGGAGTCCACGGTGAGGCCGATCTTGGCCATCTCGGACTTGGAGGTGTCCAGGACCTCCTCGGCCAGCTTCTGGCGTTCGGTGACGATCTCCTCGACCGTCATCGAGCCGATGATGGAGCGGAGGTGGCCGGCGAAGATGCGGGCGGTCAGCGTCGACATCTGGTTCTGGTCGGACAGGAAGCGCTGGCCGGCGTTGACGATGCTCTCGGTGTCGTTGCCGACCTTGAAGGCGATGACCGCGGTCACCGTCAGGGCGATGCCCTGCTTGGTCACGCAGGTCTCGGAGACCTCCGCCTCCTGCATGGACAGCGTCAGGAACCGGGTCTTGCGGAACACCGGGAGGATGAACTTGCCGTGGCCGGTGACGACCCGGAACGGGGCGCCGCCCTGCCCCCGGCGGCCGCCGGAGATGAGCATCGCCTGGTCAGGGGCGGGCACTCTGTAGCCGAACATGGTGGTCAGCCTTCTTCCCGTGAGCTGAGATGGATGTTCACAGCCTGTCCAGTTCGTCCAGCGGGTCCTCGGCGTCCGGGAAGGCGATCACGTCGACGGCGCGCGCCCCGCGGGATTCCACGACCAGGATCCGGGTGCCTTTCGCCAGCGGCTGCTCCGACCAGGCCAGGAACGCCTCACTGCCGCCTCGCACCTTCACCACCGCCTCGCCGGGCCCCCGTTGGCCGCGCGTTCCGACGTGCAGCACGCCCACGCATCCGATCACCGCGTCGTCTGGCACTTTCCGCACGTTACACCCGTGCCCGGACCTGGACCACGCAACCCCTTCCCATTGAAGATCACGTCGCCTACGCTGCGGGCATGCCGCAGGGAGAGCCGGGCGTTTTGACCCGGAACCGGATAGCGACCTTCGTCTTCTTCGGGGTGCAGGGCTTCGCGTTCTCGCTGCTCACCTCGAAGGTGTCGGTCATCCAGAAGCAGCTGCACGTCTCCGACGGCACGCTGTCCATCCTGCTCGCCCTGGTCCCGATCCTGGCCGGGGTCGGCTCGGTGCTGGCGGGCCTGGCGATGCGCTGGACCACCTCGGCCGCCGTGCTGCGGATCGCCGAGCCGACCGTGGTCGGCGTACTGGTGATAGTCCCGCATACGAGGAACCTCTACCAGGCGATGCCGATCCTGATGCTCTTCGGCCTGGCCGTCGGCGCCGCCGACGCCACGATGAACATGCAGGCCTGCGGGCTGGAGCGGCGCTACGGCCGGTCGATCATCCTGGCGTTCTTCGGCGTCTGGGCGGCCGGCGCCATCGTCGGCTCCGCCTGGGGCGCCCTGGGCTCGGCGGCCGGCTGGCACCTGAGCCTGACCTACCTGGTCGCGGCCGTCGTCGGCGTCGCGGCGACCCTCTACGCCGGGCCGATGCTGCTGAAGAACCTGCGCGACGAGACCATCGTCAAGGACGCCGACGGCAAGCTGCCGCACATCCCCTGGCGCCCGATGATCCTGCTCTGCGTGGTCATGACCCTGGCCTACATCGGCGAG
This window encodes:
- a CDS encoding SPFH domain-containing protein, whose translation is MFGYRVPAPDQAMLISGGRRGQGGAPFRVVTGHGKFILPVFRKTRFLTLSMQEAEVSETCVTKQGIALTVTAVIAFKVGNDTESIVNAGQRFLSDQNQMSTLTARIFAGHLRSIIGSMTVEEIVTERQKLAEEVLDTSKSEMAKIGLTVDSLQIMSIDDMKTGYIDAMAAPHKAAIQRQAQIAQAQATQASVEAQQEAERNKAEYARHTAIVQAQYKAEVDQAQAIAAQAGPLSQAKAQQEVLMAQTELAQRNAELRQQELVAEVVKPAEAEAERVRITAAAEAERMRVQAEAAASYDRVALDRMIIDQLPLIVEKAAGGLNGANINVLNGADGLSEIAAGLVGQGLAILDSVKKGLSEETGKEAAKPQVIERVQIENGK
- a CDS encoding MFS transporter translates to MPQGEPGVLTRNRIATFVFFGVQGFAFSLLTSKVSVIQKQLHVSDGTLSILLALVPILAGVGSVLAGLAMRWTTSAAVLRIAEPTVVGVLVIVPHTRNLYQAMPILMLFGLAVGAADATMNMQACGLERRYGRSIILAFFGVWAAGAIVGSAWGALGSAAGWHLSLTYLVAAVVGVAATLYAGPMLLKNLRDETIVKDADGKLPHIPWRPMILLCVVMTLAYIGESSVTAAGSDYLTKGLKSSDTFGGLVVGAYTVGQVLGRFRGDLAIQRFGSVKVVRAGAVVCAAGFAIVVGASGPYMALVGFLIAGFGLSPLVPVAFTAAYANDPTGSGVAVARINVFNYLGFLLGAPLVTGLWGAGVSHREGMAVPMVMIAVIVVLAYAFDPRRAPVHGGPLQTPAVGGAETVPTLGT